The following proteins are encoded in a genomic region of Streptomyces sp. NBC_01723:
- a CDS encoding GNAT family N-acetyltransferase: MTGVLTADRPSMPAAPHRYTVALARDEEDVRAAQRLRHDVFAGEMGALLASAQPGHDVDPFDAYCDHLLVREETTGQVVGTYRLLPPERAAVAGRLYAESEFDLTALDAIRPGLVEVGRSCVHPAHRDGAVIGLIWAGIARYMTDRGHEWLAGCCSLPLADGGSLAAGTWDRVRAKNLAPEEYRVRPLLPWIPRAAAPAARTELPALLRGYLRLGAWVCGEPAHDVDFGVADLYVLLPMSRVDPRYLRHFLSLVPA; encoded by the coding sequence ATGACCGGCGTACTGACCGCAGACCGTCCCTCGATGCCCGCCGCACCCCACCGCTACACGGTCGCCCTCGCCCGCGACGAGGAGGACGTGCGGGCCGCTCAGCGGCTGCGGCACGACGTCTTCGCCGGGGAGATGGGCGCGCTGCTGGCGAGCGCGCAGCCCGGGCACGACGTCGACCCCTTCGACGCGTACTGCGACCACCTGCTCGTGCGCGAGGAGACGACCGGGCAGGTCGTCGGCACCTACCGGCTGCTGCCCCCGGAGCGCGCGGCGGTCGCCGGACGGCTGTACGCGGAGAGCGAGTTCGACCTCACGGCGCTCGACGCGATCCGGCCCGGGCTGGTCGAGGTCGGCCGCTCCTGCGTGCACCCGGCCCACCGTGACGGCGCCGTCATCGGGCTCATCTGGGCCGGCATAGCCCGCTACATGACCGACCGGGGCCACGAGTGGCTGGCGGGCTGCTGCTCGCTCCCGCTCGCCGACGGCGGATCGCTCGCCGCCGGCACCTGGGACCGCGTGCGGGCCAAGAACCTGGCGCCCGAGGAATACCGGGTGCGGCCGCTGCTGCCGTGGATCCCGCGCGCGGCCGCGCCCGCCGCCCGCACCGAACTGCCCGCCCTGTTGCGCGGCTACCTCCGCCTCGGCGCCTGGGTCTGCGGGGAACCCGCGCACGACGTGGACTTCGGCGTCGCCGACCTGTACGTGCTGCTGCCGATGAGCCGGGTCGACCCGCGCTACCTGCGGCACTTCCTCTCGCTCGTCCCGGCCTGA